A stretch of Gorilla gorilla gorilla isolate KB3781 chromosome 9, NHGRI_mGorGor1-v2.1_pri, whole genome shotgun sequence DNA encodes these proteins:
- the LOC101143535 gene encoding olfactory receptor 10D1B-like: MRNLSVVSEFILLGIPHMEGLETILLVLFLSFYIFTLMGNLLILLAIVSSARLHTPMYFFLCKLSVFDIFFPSVSSPKMLCYLSGNSRAISYAGCASQLFFYHFLGCTECLLYTVMAYDRFVAICHPLRYTIIMSHRACIILAMGTSFFGCIQATFLTTLTFQLPYCGPNEVDYYFCDIPVMLKLACADTSALEMVGFISVGLMPLGCFLLILTSYSGIVFSILQIHSAEGRRHAFSTCSAHLTAILLFYMPVVLIYLRPTPSPWLDATVQILNNLVTPMLNPLIYSLRNKEVKLSLRKVLYQLGFLPEQL, translated from the coding sequence ATGAGGAATCTCTCGGTGGTGTCCGAATTCATCCTGCTGGGCATCCCTCACATGGAGGGTCTGGAGACTATTCTGTTGGTCCTGTTTTTGTCCTTCTACATCTTCACCCTTATGGGGAACCTGCTCATCTTGCTGGCTATTGTCTCCTCTGCTCGGCTTCATACGCCCATGTACTTCTTCCTGTGCAAGCTGTCTGTTTTTGACATATTTTTCCCTTCTGTGAGTTCCCCTAAGATGCTGTGCTATCTTTCAGGGAACAGCCGAGCCATCTCCTATGCAGGCTGTGCATCCCAGCTCTTCTTCTACCATTTCCTGGGCTGCACTGAGTGTTTACTGTACACGGTGATGGCCTACGACCGCTTTGTTGCCATTTGTCACCCTCTACGCTACACCATAATCATGAGCCACAGAGCGTGTATCATCCTAGCCATGGGGACCTCATTCTTTGGCTGCATTCAGGCCACCTTTCTGACCACTCTCACCTTCCAATTGCCTTACTGCGGCCCCAATGAAGTGGACTATTATTTCTGTGATATCCCAGTCATGCTGAAGCTGGCTTGTGCAGATACCTCAGCCCTGGAGATGGTGGGGTTCATCAGTGTGGGCCTCATGCCCCTCGGCTGTTTCCTTCTCATCCTCACCTCCTACAGTGGCATCGTCTTCTCCATCTTGCAGATCCACTCTGCCGAGGGCCGACGCCATGCCTTCTCCACCTGCAGCGCCCACCTCACCGCCATCCTGCTTTTTTACATGCCAGTGGTCCTCATTTACCTGAGGcctacccccagcccctggttGGATGCAACTGTTCAAATTCTGAATAACCTGGTCACCCCCATGCTGAACCCCTTAATCTACAGTCTCAGGAATAAGGAGGTGAAATTATCACTAAGGAAGGTCTTATATCAGCTGGGCTTCCTTCCTGAGCAGTTGTAG